In the Streptomyces sp. cg36 genome, one interval contains:
- the recX gene encoding recombination regulator RecX, which produces MTRRTEWAEPDGTGPERARSGRPGPQRAGTRRGGPRGADPEASHGADPSGAAKEPPQDPAERARAICLRLLTGTPRTRRQLADALKKREIPDEVAEEVLSRFEEVGLINDAAFADAWVESRHHGRGLARRALARELRTKGVDAAVVDEAVGQLDSEQEEETARELVARKLRSTRGLDRDRRIRRLASMLARKGYPEGMALRVVRQALEAEGESGDDLYESY; this is translated from the coding sequence ATGACACGCAGGACCGAATGGGCCGAGCCGGACGGGACGGGCCCCGAGCGAGCCCGCTCCGGGCGGCCGGGCCCGCAGCGGGCGGGGACGCGCCGGGGCGGCCCGCGTGGGGCCGACCCCGAGGCATCCCACGGCGCCGACCCGTCGGGGGCGGCGAAAGAACCGCCGCAGGACCCGGCCGAGCGGGCGCGGGCGATCTGCCTGCGCCTGCTCACCGGGACCCCCCGCACCCGCCGGCAGCTGGCCGACGCCCTCAAGAAGCGCGAGATCCCCGACGAGGTCGCCGAGGAGGTCCTCTCCCGCTTCGAGGAGGTGGGGCTGATCAACGACGCGGCGTTCGCGGACGCCTGGGTCGAGTCCCGCCACCACGGGCGCGGCCTGGCCCGTCGGGCCCTCGCCCGCGAGCTGCGCACCAAGGGCGTCGACGCGGCGGTCGTCGACGAAGCCGTCGGGCAGCTCGACTCCGAGCAGGAGGAGGAGACCGCGCGGGAGCTGGTGGCCCGCAAGCTCCGCTCCACCCGCGGCCTGGACCGCGACCGCCGCATCCGCCGCCTCGCGAGCATGCTGGCCCGCAAGGGCTACCCGGAGGGCATGGCCCTCAGAGTCGTCCGCCAGGCCCTGGAAGCGGAGGGCGAATCGGGGGACGACCTGTACGAGTCGTACTGA
- the recA gene encoding recombinase RecA, which yields MAGTDREKALDAALAQIERQFGKGAVMRLGERPNEPIEVIPTGSTALDVALGVGGLPRGRVVEVYGPESSGKTTLTLHAVANAQKAGGQVAFVDAEHALDPEYAKKLGVDIDNLILSQPDNGEQALEIVDMLVRSGALDLIVIDSVAALVPRAEIEGEMGDSHVGLQARLMSQALRKITSALNQSKTTAIFINQLREKIGVMFGSPETTTGGRALKFYASVRLDIRRIETLKDGTDAVGNRTRVKVVKNKVAPPFKQAEFDILYGQGISREGGLIDMGVEHGFVRKAGAWYTYEGDQLGQGKENARNFLKDNPDLANEIEKKIKEKLGVGVRPEETKAEPGADAAGAAPEAEAASVPAPATKAKTAKAAAAKS from the coding sequence ATGGCAGGAACCGACCGCGAGAAGGCGCTGGACGCCGCGCTCGCACAGATTGAACGGCAATTCGGCAAGGGCGCGGTGATGCGCCTGGGCGAGCGGCCGAACGAGCCCATCGAGGTCATCCCCACCGGGTCGACCGCGCTCGACGTGGCCCTCGGCGTCGGCGGTCTGCCGCGCGGCCGAGTGGTGGAGGTGTACGGCCCGGAGTCCTCCGGCAAGACGACCCTGACCCTGCACGCGGTGGCGAACGCGCAGAAGGCCGGCGGCCAGGTCGCCTTCGTGGACGCCGAGCACGCGCTGGACCCCGAGTACGCGAAGAAGCTCGGCGTCGACATCGACAACCTGATCCTGTCCCAGCCGGACAACGGCGAGCAGGCCCTGGAAATCGTCGACATGCTGGTCCGCTCCGGCGCCCTCGACCTCATCGTCATCGACTCCGTCGCGGCCCTCGTGCCGCGTGCGGAGATCGAGGGTGAGATGGGCGACTCGCACGTGGGTCTCCAGGCCCGTCTGATGAGCCAGGCGCTCCGGAAGATCACCAGCGCGCTCAACCAGTCCAAGACCACCGCGATCTTCATCAACCAGCTCCGCGAGAAGATCGGTGTGATGTTCGGCTCGCCGGAGACCACGACCGGTGGCCGCGCCCTGAAGTTCTACGCCTCGGTGCGCCTCGACATCCGCCGCATCGAGACGCTGAAGGACGGCACCGACGCGGTCGGCAACCGCACCCGCGTCAAGGTCGTCAAGAACAAGGTCGCGCCGCCCTTCAAGCAGGCCGAGTTCGACATCCTCTACGGCCAGGGCATCAGCCGCGAGGGCGGCCTGATCGACATGGGCGTCGAGCACGGCTTCGTCCGCAAGGCCGGCGCCTGGTACACGTACGAGGGCGACCAGCTCGGCCAGGGCAAGGAGAACGCGCGCAACTTCCTGAAGGACAACCCCGACCTCGCCAACGAGATCGAGAAGAAGATCAAGGAGAAGCTGGGCGTCGGCGTCCGGCCCGAGGAGACGAAGGCCGAGCCCGGCGCGGACGCGGCCGGTGCGGCTCCCGAGGCGGAGGCGGCATCGGTGCCCGCCCCCGCGACCAAGGCCAAGACGGCCAAGGCCGCAGCCGCCAAGAGCTAG
- a CDS encoding AI-2E family transporter, whose product MPGTAGAVRMPRWLPRAMVLALALYACFQLGSWAFHQLIGLLINILISFFLALAVEPAVGRMAARGMRRGVATFIVFFAVLIATAGFVALLGSMLAGQIVDMVEHFPKYLDSVISWINENFHSDLSRVEVQDSLLHSDWLQKYVQNSASGVLDVSATVLGGLFRLLTIFLFSFYFAADGPRLRRTVCSMLPPARQAEVLRAWEIAVDKTGGYLYSRGLMALVSGIAHYILLQILGVPYAPVLAVWVGLVSQFIPTIGTYLAGALPMLIAFTVDPWYAVWVLGFVVIYQQFENYVLQPKLTAKTVDIHPAVAFGSVIAGTALMGAVGALIAIPAVATLQAFLGAYVKRYEVTDDPRVHGRRERPAGDSALVRMRRALGRRQSGEPTAPTGGDGS is encoded by the coding sequence CTGCCCGGCACCGCGGGCGCCGTGCGCATGCCCCGGTGGCTGCCGCGCGCCATGGTGCTCGCGCTCGCCCTCTACGCCTGCTTCCAGCTCGGCAGCTGGGCCTTCCACCAGCTCATCGGGCTGCTGATCAACATCCTGATCTCGTTCTTCCTGGCCCTGGCCGTGGAGCCGGCCGTCGGGCGGATGGCGGCGCGCGGGATGCGCCGGGGCGTGGCCACCTTCATCGTCTTCTTCGCGGTGCTGATCGCCACGGCCGGGTTCGTCGCCCTCCTCGGCTCGATGCTGGCGGGCCAGATCGTCGACATGGTCGAGCACTTCCCGAAGTACCTCGACTCGGTGATCAGCTGGATCAACGAGAACTTCCACAGCGACCTCTCGCGGGTCGAGGTCCAGGACAGCCTGCTGCACTCGGACTGGCTCCAGAAGTACGTGCAGAACAGCGCGAGCGGTGTGCTCGACGTCTCGGCCACCGTCCTCGGCGGGCTCTTCCGGCTGCTGACGATCTTCCTGTTCTCGTTCTACTTCGCCGCCGACGGGCCCCGGCTGCGGCGCACCGTCTGCTCGATGCTGCCGCCCGCCCGCCAGGCCGAGGTGCTGCGCGCCTGGGAGATCGCCGTCGACAAGACCGGCGGCTACCTGTACTCGCGCGGCCTGATGGCGCTCGTCTCGGGCATCGCCCATTACATCCTGCTGCAGATCCTGGGCGTGCCGTACGCCCCGGTCCTCGCCGTCTGGGTGGGGCTGGTCTCGCAGTTCATCCCGACGATCGGCACCTATCTGGCGGGCGCGCTGCCGATGCTGATCGCCTTCACCGTCGACCCCTGGTACGCGGTGTGGGTGCTCGGGTTCGTGGTGATCTACCAGCAGTTCGAGAACTACGTGCTGCAGCCCAAGCTGACCGCCAAGACGGTGGACATCCACCCGGCGGTCGCCTTCGGCTCCGTCATCGCGGGCACCGCCCTGATGGGAGCGGTCGGCGCGCTCATCGCGATCCCGGCGGTGGCGACGCTGCAGGCGTTCCTCGGCGCCTATGTGAAGCGCTACGAGGTGACGGACGACCCGCGCGTGCACGGCAGGCGCGAGCGCCCGGCCGGGGACTCGGCGCTGGTGCGGATGCGGCGCGCGCTCGGCCGCCGACAGAGCGGGGAGCCGACCGCGCCCACGGGCGGCGACGGGTCCTGA
- a CDS encoding DUF3046 domain-containing protein, which yields MRLTIFWERMADHFGAAYADSFARDHVMAELGGRTVHEALDAGWETKDVWRAVCTAMDVPAHRR from the coding sequence ATGCGGTTGACGATTTTCTGGGAGCGGATGGCCGACCACTTCGGCGCCGCCTACGCGGACTCCTTCGCGCGCGACCACGTGATGGCCGAGCTGGGCGGCCGTACCGTGCACGAGGCGCTCGACGCGGGCTGGGAGACGAAGGACGTCTGGCGGGCCGTGTGCACGGCCATGGACGTGCCCGCGCACAGGCGGTGA
- a CDS encoding AzlD domain-containing protein produces MNIWIAIGATAAGCYLVKLLGLLVPAGALERPLVRRLAALLPVALLAALTAQQTFSSGQHLVVDARGAGLAAAAVALMVRAPFLVIVGAAVLVTAGVRALGG; encoded by the coding sequence TTGAACATCTGGATCGCGATCGGCGCCACCGCCGCCGGGTGCTACCTCGTCAAGCTCCTGGGCCTCCTCGTCCCGGCGGGAGCGCTCGAACGTCCGCTGGTGCGGCGGCTCGCCGCGCTGCTTCCGGTGGCGCTGCTGGCCGCCCTCACGGCCCAGCAGACCTTCAGCAGCGGCCAGCACCTGGTGGTCGACGCCCGGGGCGCGGGCCTGGCCGCCGCGGCCGTCGCGCTGATGGTGCGCGCCCCGTTCCTGGTGATCGTCGGCGCGGCCGTACTGGTGACGGCGGGCGTGCGGGCGCTGGGCGGCTGA
- a CDS encoding AzlC family ABC transporter permease, giving the protein MSAEQTALPEIRPHDGTKPDSAVVRDALGVGVAVGLSGFAFGVTSAGSGLTVLQTCALSLLVFTGASQFALVGALAAGGNPFTAAAGAFFLGVRNAFYGLRLSQLLALPRAVRPFAAQWVIDETTAVTLAQPTRRAARIGFTVTGLTLYVLWNLTTLAGAVGAEAIGDTDAWGLDAASPAVFLALLAPMLTTVTERITAGIAVLLVLGLLPVLPAGAPVLVAALAAPIVLFMEGRGTDARVAAGTGASDGTGRLAKGGGAGAADSSGDRGISRNPDGPDSAGNSDGPGSAGNSDSSGNSMKGAGR; this is encoded by the coding sequence GTGTCAGCAGAACAGACAGCACTTCCAGAGATACGCCCGCACGACGGGACCAAGCCCGACTCCGCGGTCGTCCGGGACGCCCTCGGCGTCGGTGTCGCCGTCGGCCTCTCCGGCTTCGCCTTCGGCGTCACCTCGGCGGGGTCGGGGCTCACCGTCCTCCAGACCTGCGCGCTCAGCCTGCTCGTGTTCACCGGAGCGTCCCAGTTCGCACTGGTGGGCGCGCTCGCGGCGGGCGGCAACCCGTTCACGGCCGCGGCCGGGGCCTTCTTCCTGGGCGTACGCAACGCCTTCTACGGGCTGCGGCTGTCCCAGCTGCTCGCGCTGCCGCGCGCGGTACGGCCCTTCGCCGCGCAGTGGGTGATCGACGAGACCACCGCGGTGACCCTGGCCCAGCCCACCCGGCGGGCCGCCCGGATCGGCTTCACCGTCACCGGACTCACGCTCTACGTGCTGTGGAACCTGACCACGCTCGCCGGAGCCGTGGGCGCGGAGGCGATCGGGGACACCGACGCCTGGGGGCTGGACGCGGCGAGCCCCGCCGTCTTCCTGGCGCTGCTCGCGCCGATGCTCACCACGGTCACCGAACGGATCACGGCGGGCATCGCCGTACTGCTGGTCCTGGGCCTGCTGCCGGTCCTGCCCGCCGGGGCGCCGGTCCTGGTGGCCGCACTCGCCGCCCCGATCGTGCTGTTCATGGAGGGACGCGGCACGGACGCGCGCGTGGCCGCAGGCACCGGCGCGTCCGACGGGACGGGCCGCCTCGCCAAGGGCGGGGGAGCCGGGGCCGCCGACAGCTCCGGGGACCGCGGAATCTCCCGGAACCCCGACGGCCCCGACAGCGCCGGGAACTCCGACGGCCCCGGCAGCGCCGGGAATTCCGACAGCTCCGGGAACTCCATGAAGGGAGCGGGACGTTGA
- a CDS encoding AraC family ligand binding domain-containing protein, producing the protein MDAAEEWARHWQYPGLPGLDLLRARYVSHSFPRHSHDGFVFGAVRGGIEDVVLPGGTLSAGPGTVVMINPEVPHSAHAGTPEGWTYATLYPSARLIAEIAAEVSTLRGTAGFAETIVDDPETSLLIREVHRAAEQGNALAADSVFRVAVARLLRRHGQALPARAPVSAGARTAAAARGLLEERLTDPPSLEQLAHDLSTSPFALLRAFKAAYGLPPHTWLTGERVRRARLLLEAGTAPAEAAVAVGFSDQPHLNRHFTRIVGVTPGAYRKERARTYKNAGATRA; encoded by the coding sequence ATGGACGCGGCCGAGGAGTGGGCACGGCACTGGCAGTACCCGGGGCTGCCCGGCCTCGATCTGCTCCGCGCCCGCTACGTCAGCCACTCCTTCCCCCGGCACAGCCACGACGGCTTCGTCTTCGGCGCGGTGCGCGGCGGGATCGAGGACGTCGTCCTGCCCGGCGGGACGCTCAGCGCGGGCCCGGGCACCGTCGTGATGATCAACCCCGAGGTACCGCACTCCGCGCACGCCGGAACGCCCGAGGGCTGGACGTACGCCACGCTCTACCCCTCGGCCCGGCTGATCGCCGAGATAGCGGCCGAGGTCAGCACCCTTCGCGGCACCGCGGGCTTCGCCGAGACCATCGTCGACGACCCCGAGACGTCCCTGCTGATCCGGGAGGTCCACCGGGCGGCCGAGCAGGGCAACGCGCTCGCCGCCGACAGCGTGTTCCGCGTCGCGGTCGCCCGTCTGCTGCGCCGCCACGGCCAGGCACTGCCCGCCCGCGCCCCGGTGTCGGCGGGCGCCCGCACGGCCGCCGCCGCGCGCGGCCTGCTGGAGGAGCGCCTCACCGACCCGCCGTCCCTGGAGCAGCTCGCCCACGACCTGTCCACCAGCCCCTTCGCACTGCTGCGGGCCTTCAAGGCCGCGTACGGGCTGCCGCCGCACACCTGGCTCACCGGCGAACGCGTCCGGCGGGCCCGGCTGCTCCTGGAAGCGGGCACGGCGCCGGCCGAGGCCGCCGTCGCGGTCGGCTTCAGCGACCAGCCGCACCTCAACCGCCATTTCACCCGCATCGTGGGCGTCACCCCCGGGGCGTACCGCAAGGAGCGCGCAAGAACGTACAAGAACGCGGGCGCCACGCGCGCGTAG
- a CDS encoding ATP-dependent helicase — MARTALDSFSPATRGWFTGAFTAPTAAQEGAWRAISEGSDVLVVAPTGSGKTLAAFLAALDRLAAAPPPAEARKRCRVLYVSPLKALAVDVERNLRSPLTGIRQESVRLGLPEPEVRVGIRSGDTPPAERRALSTRPPDILITTPESLFLMLTSSAREALAGVETVILDEVHAVAGTKRGAHLALSLERLDDLLARPARRIGLSATVRPVDEVARFLSPRRKVEIVQPPSAKEFDLSVVVPVEDLAELGAAPAADADEGAEKPSIWPHVEERIVDLVQAHRSTIVFANSRRLAERLCNRLNEIAYERATAAAVEAGESAVPLPSEAHSPAEVMAQSGASRGAPAVLARAHHGSVSKEQRALVEEDLKAGRLPAVVATSSLELGIDMGAVDLVVQVESPPSVASGLQRVGRAGHQVGAVSTGVVFPKYRGDLVQSAVVTERMRSGAIESLRIPSNPLDVLAQQLVAMTALDSWQADDLLALVRRAAPFAALPESAFTAVLDMLAGRYPSDAFAELRPRVVWDRVAGTVTGRPGAQRLAVTSGGTIPDRGLFGVFLAGSDPKKGGGRVGELDEEMVYESRVGDVFTLGTTSWRIEDITRDRVLVSPAPGVPGRLPFWKGDQLGRPLELGRALGAFLREVGSLTEEDARLRLLGAGLDAWAADNVIAYLDEQRRACGHVPDDRTILVERFRDELGDWRVVIHSPFGAQVHAPWALALGARLAERYGMDAQVMHADDGIVLRLPDADLMGLDLLDQDPAHLDSTYDSEQAPVGAADAVFDKGEIEQIVTDQVGGSALFAARFRECAARALLLPRRSPGKRTPLWQQRQRAAQLLQVASEFGSFPIVLEAVRECLQDVFDVPGLTELMGDLEARRVRLVEVTTPEPSPFARSLLFGYVAQFLYEGDSPLAERRAAALSLDSRLLAELLGQAELRELLDAEVLAELEQELQWLTEDRRIKDVEGVADLLRVLGPLTDAELVARGAEPSWPQELGSARRAIRVRVGGAEHWAAIEDAGRLRDALGTALPVGVPEAFMEPVKDPLGDLLSRYARTHGPFTSATAAARFGLGTAVTDGALQRLAAAGRVVQGEFHPAGLGQEWCDATVLRRLRRRSLAALRHELEPVPPAALATFLPQWQHLGSNSLRGIDGLARAVEQLQGAAVPASALEKLILPSRVSDYGPALLDELTTTGEVLWAGAGALPGKDGWVSLFHADAAPLLLPPPHPLELTALHESVLTALAPGYGLFFRQIADQVRATTHPDATEPQLADAVWDLAWSGRLTNDTLAPLRALLGSGRTAGSTAHRARRTVPRGRYGSLTSAARPASRTGPPTVSGRWALLPAREPDPTHRAHALARTLLDRHGVVTRGAVAAEGVEGGFSATYRILAAFEDSGQARRGYVVEGLGAAQFAMDGAVDRLRAAATARDRAQDRPAQRGVVLAAADPANAYGAALSWPEPPAGAGHKPGRKAGSMVVLVDGELALYMERGGKSLLVWPTEPDDPALHAAVEALAGAARAGRLGTVTVERVNGEAALTSPLSRPLETAGFVPTPRGLRLRP, encoded by the coding sequence ATGGCACGGACAGCGCTGGACTCCTTCTCTCCCGCGACCAGGGGCTGGTTCACGGGGGCCTTCACCGCGCCCACCGCCGCGCAGGAGGGCGCCTGGCGGGCGATCTCCGAGGGTTCGGACGTCCTGGTGGTGGCGCCGACCGGCTCGGGCAAGACCCTCGCCGCGTTCCTGGCCGCGCTGGACCGGCTGGCCGCCGCCCCGCCGCCCGCCGAGGCGCGAAAGCGCTGCCGTGTGCTGTACGTGTCGCCGCTGAAGGCCCTGGCGGTCGACGTGGAGCGCAATCTGCGCTCTCCGCTGACCGGCATCCGGCAGGAGTCGGTGCGGCTCGGTCTGCCGGAGCCGGAGGTGCGCGTCGGGATCCGTTCCGGGGACACCCCGCCCGCCGAGCGCCGCGCCCTGTCGACCCGGCCGCCGGACATTCTGATCACCACGCCGGAGTCGCTGTTCCTGATGCTCACCTCGTCCGCGCGCGAGGCGCTCGCGGGCGTCGAGACGGTGATCCTGGACGAGGTGCACGCGGTCGCGGGCACCAAGCGGGGGGCTCATCTGGCGCTCTCCCTGGAGCGGTTGGACGACCTGCTCGCCAGGCCCGCCCGCCGGATCGGCCTGTCGGCGACGGTGCGCCCGGTCGACGAGGTGGCCCGGTTCCTGTCGCCGCGGCGCAAGGTGGAGATCGTCCAGCCGCCGTCGGCCAAGGAGTTCGACCTGTCGGTGGTGGTGCCGGTGGAGGATCTCGCGGAGCTGGGCGCGGCCCCCGCCGCCGACGCGGACGAGGGCGCCGAGAAGCCGTCGATCTGGCCGCATGTGGAGGAGCGGATCGTCGACCTGGTCCAGGCCCACCGCTCCACGATCGTGTTCGCCAACTCCCGCCGCCTCGCGGAGCGCCTGTGCAACCGGCTCAACGAGATCGCGTACGAGCGGGCCACGGCCGCGGCCGTCGAGGCGGGCGAGTCCGCGGTGCCGCTGCCGTCGGAGGCGCATTCCCCGGCCGAGGTGATGGCCCAGTCGGGCGCCTCCAGGGGCGCGCCCGCCGTCCTCGCGCGCGCCCATCACGGCTCGGTCTCCAAGGAGCAGCGCGCCCTCGTCGAGGAGGACCTGAAGGCGGGGCGGCTGCCCGCGGTCGTCGCCACCTCCAGTCTTGAACTGGGCATCGACATGGGCGCGGTGGACCTGGTGGTCCAGGTCGAGTCGCCGCCGTCGGTCGCCTCGGGCCTGCAGCGGGTGGGCCGGGCGGGCCACCAGGTGGGCGCCGTCTCCACGGGCGTGGTCTTCCCGAAGTACCGGGGCGACCTGGTCCAGTCGGCGGTGGTCACCGAGCGCATGCGTTCCGGGGCCATCGAGTCGCTGCGGATCCCGTCCAATCCGCTGGACGTGCTGGCGCAGCAGTTGGTGGCGATGACGGCGCTGGACAGCTGGCAGGCGGACGACCTGCTGGCGCTGGTGCGCCGGGCCGCGCCGTTCGCGGCGCTGCCGGAGTCGGCGTTCACGGCGGTCCTGGACATGCTGGCGGGCCGTTATCCGTCGGACGCCTTCGCCGAGTTGCGCCCGCGCGTGGTGTGGGACCGCGTGGCGGGGACGGTGACGGGCCGTCCCGGCGCCCAGCGGCTCGCGGTGACGTCGGGCGGCACCATCCCGGACCGCGGCCTGTTCGGGGTGTTCCTGGCGGGCTCGGACCCGAAGAAGGGCGGCGGCCGGGTCGGCGAGCTCGACGAGGAGATGGTCTACGAGTCGCGCGTGGGCGATGTGTTCACGCTCGGCACCACGTCGTGGAGGATCGAGGACATCACGCGCGACCGCGTGCTGGTCTCCCCCGCGCCGGGCGTCCCCGGCCGTCTGCCGTTCTGGAAGGGCGACCAGCTGGGCCGCCCGCTCGAACTGGGGCGGGCGCTGGGCGCGTTCCTGCGCGAGGTGGGCTCCCTGACCGAGGAGGACGCGCGGCTGCGCCTGCTGGGCGCGGGGCTGGACGCGTGGGCGGCCGACAATGTGATCGCCTACCTCGACGAACAGCGCCGCGCTTGCGGCCATGTCCCCGACGACCGCACGATCCTGGTCGAGCGCTTCCGGGACGAGCTGGGCGACTGGCGGGTCGTCATCCACTCCCCGTTCGGGGCCCAGGTGCACGCGCCCTGGGCGCTGGCGCTCGGCGCCCGCCTCGCCGAGCGGTATGGAATGGACGCGCAGGTGATGCACGCGGACGACGGCATCGTGCTGCGGCTGCCCGACGCCGACCTGATGGGCCTGGACCTCCTCGACCAGGACCCGGCGCACCTGGACTCCACGTACGACAGCGAGCAGGCGCCGGTGGGCGCGGCGGACGCCGTCTTCGACAAGGGCGAGATCGAGCAGATCGTCACCGACCAGGTCGGCGGGTCCGCGCTGTTCGCCGCCCGCTTCCGCGAGTGCGCCGCGCGCGCGTTGCTGCTCCCCCGGCGCAGCCCCGGCAAGCGCACCCCGCTGTGGCAGCAGCGCCAGCGGGCGGCCCAACTGCTCCAGGTGGCCAGCGAGTTCGGCTCGTTCCCGATCGTCCTGGAGGCCGTCCGCGAATGCCTCCAGGACGTCTTCGACGTCCCGGGTCTCACCGAGCTGATGGGCGATCTGGAGGCGCGCCGGGTCCGCCTGGTCGAGGTGACCACCCCCGAGCCGTCCCCGTTCGCGCGCTCCCTGCTCTTCGGCTATGTCGCCCAGTTCCTCTACGAGGGGGACTCGCCGCTCGCCGAGCGGCGGGCCGCCGCGCTCTCGCTGGACTCCCGGCTGCTGGCCGAGCTGCTCGGCCAGGCGGAGCTGCGCGAGCTGCTGGACGCGGAGGTGCTGGCCGAACTGGAGCAGGAGCTCCAGTGGCTCACCGAGGACCGTCGGATCAAGGACGTGGAGGGCGTCGCCGATCTGCTGCGCGTGCTGGGGCCGCTGACCGACGCCGAGCTGGTCGCGCGCGGGGCCGAGCCCTCCTGGCCGCAGGAGCTGGGGTCCGCCCGCCGGGCGATCCGGGTGCGTGTCGGGGGCGCCGAGCACTGGGCGGCGATCGAGGACGCGGGGCGGCTGCGGGACGCGCTGGGCACGGCGCTGCCGGTCGGCGTCCCCGAGGCGTTCATGGAGCCGGTCAAGGACCCCCTGGGCGACCTGCTGTCGCGGTACGCGCGCACGCACGGCCCGTTCACCTCGGCGACGGCCGCCGCGCGGTTCGGTCTGGGCACCGCCGTCACCGACGGCGCGCTCCAGCGCCTCGCGGCGGCCGGGCGGGTGGTGCAGGGCGAGTTCCATCCGGCGGGTCTGGGCCAGGAGTGGTGCGACGCGACGGTGCTGCGCAGGCTGCGCCGCCGCTCGCTGGCCGCGCTGCGCCACGAGCTGGAACCGGTGCCGCCCGCCGCGCTGGCCACGTTCCTGCCGCAGTGGCAGCACCTCGGCTCCAACAGTCTGCGGGGCATCGACGGCCTGGCCCGTGCCGTCGAGCAGTTGCAGGGCGCGGCCGTGCCGGCGTCCGCGCTGGAGAAGCTGATCCTGCCCTCCCGCGTCTCCGACTACGGACCGGCGCTCCTCGACGAGTTGACCACCACCGGCGAGGTCCTGTGGGCGGGGGCGGGCGCGCTGCCCGGCAAGGACGGCTGGGTGTCGCTGTTCCACGCGGACGCGGCCCCCCTGCTGCTGCCCCCGCCGCATCCACTGGAGCTCACCGCGCTGCACGAGTCGGTGCTGACCGCGCTCGCCCCGGGCTACGGGCTGTTCTTCCGCCAGATCGCCGACCAGGTCCGCGCGACCACGCACCCCGACGCCACCGAGCCCCAACTGGCCGACGCCGTATGGGACCTGGCCTGGTCGGGGCGGCTCACCAATGACACGCTGGCGCCGCTGCGGGCGCTGCTGGGGTCCGGGCGGACCGCCGGCTCCACCGCGCACCGCGCCAGACGGACGGTGCCGCGCGGGCGGTACGGATCGCTGACGTCGGCGGCCCGGCCCGCGTCGCGCACCGGGCCGCCGACGGTGTCCGGGCGCTGGGCACTGCTCCCGGCCCGCGAGCCGGACCCCACGCACCGGGCACACGCGCTCGCGCGCACGCTGCTGGACCGCCACGGCGTGGTGACCCGGGGCGCGGTGGCGGCCGAGGGCGTCGAGGGCGGCTTTTCGGCCACGTACCGGATCTTGGCGGCGTTCGAGGACAGCGGGCAGGCGCGGCGCGGCTATGTGGTCGAGGGGCTGGGCGCGGCCCAGTTCGCGATGGACGGGGCGGTGGACCGGCTGCGGGCCGCCGCCACCGCGCGCGACCGTGCCCAGGACCGCCCGGCGCAGCGCGGGGTGGTGCTGGCGGCAGCCGACCCGGCGAACGCGTACGGGGCGGCGCTGTCCTGGCCCGAGCCGCCCGCCGGGGCCGGGCACAAGCCGGGCCGCAAGGCCGGGTCGATGGTGGTCCTGGTCGACGGCGAGCTGGCGCTGTACATGGAGCGCGGCGGCAAGTCGCTGCTGGTGTGGCCGACCGAGCCGGACGATCCGGCGCTGCACGCGGCCGTCGAGGCGCTGGCGGGCGCGGCGCGGGCGGGCCGGCTGGGCACGGTGACGGTCGAGCGCGTCAACGGCGAGGCGGCGCTGACCTCGCCCCTGTCCCGCCCGTTGGAGACGGCGGGCTTCGTCCCCACCCCGAGGGGGCTGCGCCTGCGCCCCTGA
- a CDS encoding SDR family NAD(P)-dependent oxidoreductase, giving the protein MPLSAYDLTDRTAFVTGAGGGIGRATAVLLAEAGALVHCADLDEQGLLGTRELIAKAGGTAHAHPLDVTDRTRLRAAVRDAGRVDVLAAVAGIMHSSAVLDTEEADLDRVLAVNFKGVLYACQEAARVMIENGTPGSIVTMASGAVDSASAGLFCYSVSKAAVVQLTKTLATELGPHGIRVNAVAPGWVRTPMTERHSAEQQRGIESTMLRLSPLGRLGEPEDIAHCVLHLASDASSFTTGQILRPNGGVAMPW; this is encoded by the coding sequence ATGCCCCTCTCGGCGTACGACCTCACCGATCGGACCGCCTTCGTCACCGGCGCCGGTGGCGGCATCGGCCGCGCCACCGCCGTCCTGCTCGCCGAGGCGGGCGCGCTGGTGCACTGCGCGGACCTCGACGAACAGGGCCTGCTCGGCACCCGGGAGCTGATCGCCAAGGCGGGCGGCACCGCGCACGCGCATCCGCTCGACGTCACCGACCGCACCCGGCTGCGCGCGGCCGTGCGTGACGCGGGCCGCGTCGACGTGCTGGCCGCGGTCGCCGGGATCATGCACTCCAGCGCGGTCCTCGACACCGAGGAGGCCGACCTCGACCGGGTCCTGGCGGTGAACTTCAAGGGCGTGCTGTACGCCTGCCAGGAGGCGGCCCGCGTGATGATAGAGAACGGTACGCCGGGGAGCATCGTCACCATGGCGTCCGGGGCGGTCGACTCCGCCTCGGCCGGCCTGTTCTGCTACAGCGTCTCCAAGGCGGCCGTGGTGCAGCTGACGAAGACGCTGGCCACCGAGCTGGGCCCGCACGGCATCCGGGTCAACGCGGTGGCCCCGGGCTGGGTGCGCACCCCGATGACCGAGCGGCACTCGGCGGAGCAGCAGCGCGGCATCGAGTCGACGATGCTCCGGCTCTCGCCGCTCGGGCGGCTGGGCGAGCCCGAGGACATCGCCCACTGCGTGCTCCACCTCGCGTCGGACGCCTCCTCGTTCACGACCGGTCAGATCCTGCGCCCGAACGGCGGCGTCGCGATGCCCTGGTGA